A part of Candidatus Methylomirabilota bacterium genomic DNA contains:
- a CDS encoding penicillin acylase family protein — translation MKITAREMLQRLGAGEPIASVCEAAGLSRRDFEDWWRAEAAARVPAASGTRRAPAGSRAEIHRDGWGIPHVYAETDGALFFAFGYAMAQDRLFQLDYLRRKASGTLAEVLGPEGLELDTIARTIGLRHIAEAEWGRTPAETRALLAAFADGVNAVIEESRERLPIEFDLLGYGPAPWSPVDCLAIAGEFRYYLTVRFPVIVIPELAKRVLGEGPLYAAFLQGEADDESILPPGAYPGRPAGTESVGSAIGWPVGDPEEGRGSNNWVVAGTRTTTGQPLVASDPHIAFGAVSCWYEVHLSGGSFDVAGTAYAGVPAVFFGRSRRVAWGITNNICSQRDLYQERTDPARPGAFLYDGRWEPAREVVEDIRVAGRETVRRVIRFSRNGPIVDDILPAAARGTGPVALRWLGATPCGFLTSLLALNRARSADELQAAVRGWRVPTWSLVFADVDGHIGYRTAGTVPVRRIRERGYRPGWDPQHQWEGLIPFEAMPQWRDPERGWIATANNRPAPDDFPYPLSGTWSSGHRARRIRQLIEARPRLAREDVVRMHQDALSLRAVDCVPRLLKALAASPEVLQDPRLRQAAGHLEAWDCQMEVDRVGAAIFDVFFPRFCRAVVDERFDGATAELLAGAAAGLASELLAEDAVGWFTQRSREQVILGAFRDALAELEGRVGSDMATWTWGRLHQIRLQHVLAGRGELGQLLDRGGLPVKGNGTTVCNTGYDPNYLAPMGANYRLIADLATTPPGLWAVDAQGQSGHPGSPHYADQLAEWIAARYHYLSLDRAEVAPTIRHTLTLVPSDGG, via the coding sequence ATGAAGATCACGGCGCGTGAGATGTTACAGCGGCTCGGCGCGGGCGAGCCGATCGCCTCGGTCTGCGAGGCGGCCGGTCTCAGCCGCCGCGACTTCGAGGACTGGTGGCGGGCGGAAGCCGCGGCGCGGGTCCCCGCCGCGAGCGGGACCCGGCGGGCGCCCGCCGGGTCCCGCGCCGAGATCCATCGGGATGGCTGGGGCATCCCCCACGTCTACGCCGAGACCGATGGCGCCCTCTTCTTCGCCTTCGGGTACGCCATGGCCCAGGACCGGCTCTTCCAGCTCGACTACCTGCGGCGAAAGGCGTCCGGCACCCTGGCCGAGGTCCTCGGACCCGAGGGCCTCGAGCTCGACACGATCGCGCGAACGATCGGGCTCCGCCACATCGCCGAGGCCGAGTGGGGGCGCACGCCAGCCGAGACCCGGGCCCTGCTGGCGGCCTTCGCCGACGGCGTCAACGCGGTCATCGAGGAGAGCCGCGAGCGCCTGCCGATCGAGTTCGATCTCCTCGGCTACGGCCCGGCGCCGTGGTCGCCCGTGGACTGTCTGGCCATCGCCGGCGAGTTCCGCTACTACTTGACGGTGCGCTTCCCGGTCATCGTGATCCCCGAGCTCGCCAAGCGCGTGCTGGGTGAAGGACCGCTCTACGCCGCGTTCCTCCAGGGCGAGGCCGACGACGAGAGCATCCTGCCGCCCGGGGCCTACCCCGGGCGACCCGCGGGAACGGAGTCCGTCGGCTCGGCCATCGGCTGGCCGGTGGGCGACCCCGAGGAGGGCCGGGGCAGCAACAACTGGGTGGTGGCCGGAACCCGCACCACGACCGGCCAGCCCCTCGTCGCGAGCGACCCGCACATCGCCTTCGGCGCGGTGTCGTGCTGGTACGAGGTCCACCTCTCGGGCGGCTCGTTCGACGTCGCCGGCACGGCCTATGCGGGTGTGCCGGCAGTGTTCTTCGGTCGCTCCCGGCGCGTGGCCTGGGGCATCACCAACAACATCTGCTCACAGCGGGACCTCTACCAGGAGCGGACCGACCCGGCTCGCCCGGGCGCGTTTCTCTACGACGGGCGGTGGGAGCCCGCCCGCGAGGTGGTCGAGGACATCCGGGTCGCGGGGCGCGAGACCGTGCGCCGGGTGATCCGCTTCTCGCGAAACGGTCCCATCGTCGACGACATCCTGCCGGCCGCGGCGCGGGGAACGGGGCCGGTCGCCCTCCGCTGGCTCGGCGCGACTCCCTGCGGCTTCCTGACGTCCCTCCTCGCGCTCAACCGCGCGCGCTCGGCTGACGAGCTGCAGGCGGCGGTGCGAGGCTGGCGCGTCCCGACCTGGAGCCTCGTCTTCGCCGACGTGGACGGCCACATCGGCTACCGGACGGCCGGGACCGTGCCCGTCCGGCGCATTCGCGAGCGCGGCTATCGGCCGGGCTGGGACCCGCAGCATCAGTGGGAGGGGCTCATCCCCTTCGAGGCGATGCCGCAGTGGCGGGACCCCGAGCGGGGCTGGATCGCGACGGCGAACAACCGCCCGGCACCCGACGATTTCCCCTACCCGCTCTCGGGAACCTGGTCGAGCGGCCACCGCGCCCGCCGCATCCGCCAGCTGATCGAGGCGAGGCCCCGGCTCGCCCGCGAGGATGTCGTGCGGATGCACCAGGATGCCCTTTCCCTCCGCGCCGTCGACTGCGTGCCCCGACTCCTCAAGGCGCTGGCCGCGTCGCCCGAGGTGCTCCAGGATCCACGCCTCCGGCAGGCGGCCGGCCACCTCGAGGCCTGGGACTGCCAGATGGAGGTCGATCGCGTGGGGGCGGCGATCTTCGACGTGTTCTTTCCCCGCTTCTGCCGCGCTGTCGTCGACGAGCGCTTCGACGGCGCGACGGCCGAGCTCCTGGCGGGCGCCGCGGCCGGCCTGGCCTCGGAGCTCCTGGCCGAGGACGCCGTCGGCTGGTTCACCCAGCGCAGCCGGGAACAGGTCATCCTCGGCGCGTTCCGGGACGCCCTGGCCGAGCTCGAGGGTCGGGTCGGAAGTGACATGGCGACCTGGACTTGGGGCCGACTCCATCAGATCCGGCTCCAGCACGTCCTCGCGGGCCGCGGCGAGCTCGGACAGCTCCTCGACCGGGGCGGCCTCCCCGTGAAGGGAAACGGGACCACGGTCTGCAACACCGGCTACGACCCGAACTATCTGGCGCCGATGGGGGCCAACTATCGGCTGATCGCCGACCTCGCCACGACGCCGCCGGGACTGTGGGCGGTCGACGCCCAGGGCCAATCCGGCCACCCCGGAAGCCCGCATTACGCCGATCAGCTCGCCGAGTGGATCGCAGCCCGTTACCACTATCTCTCCCTCGACCGCGCCGAGGTCGCCCCGACCATCCGGCACACGCTGACCCTGGTCCCCTCCGACGGAGGCTGA
- a CDS encoding DNA-formamidopyrimidine glycosylase family protein, with protein MPELPEVEAARRAAERAAVGRRIVGVWCAEDPIVLDGVSTSRLRRALLGRRILGVRRHGKHLWLELDRRPWPCVHFGMTGGLFTSAGHRVRLRSSGRRDPGPTWPPRFTKLRLTLGDGGELAIADARRLGRIRLRMDPPREPPVSGLGFDALRELPPAPGFRALLGARAAPIKAILLDQSFAAGVGNWVADEVLYQARIDPRKPARALAADEVRRLRAKLRSVLATAVRAGADSDRYPRTWLFHRRWERDAPVVRGERIRRDTIGGRTTAWVPARQR; from the coding sequence ATGCCGGAGCTCCCTGAAGTCGAGGCCGCCCGGCGCGCGGCCGAGCGCGCGGCGGTCGGGCGTCGCATCGTCGGCGTGTGGTGCGCGGAGGATCCCATCGTCCTCGACGGCGTGAGCACCAGCCGGCTGCGGCGAGCGCTCCTCGGCCGGCGGATCCTCGGAGTGCGGCGTCACGGCAAGCACCTCTGGCTCGAGCTCGATCGGCGGCCCTGGCCATGTGTCCACTTCGGGATGACCGGCGGCCTCTTCACCTCGGCCGGGCATCGGGTGCGGCTACGATCGAGCGGGCGTCGCGATCCGGGCCCGACCTGGCCGCCGCGCTTCACGAAGCTGCGGTTGACCCTCGGCGATGGCGGCGAGCTGGCCATCGCCGACGCCCGCCGCCTGGGCCGCATCCGGCTGCGGATGGACCCGCCGCGCGAGCCACCGGTCAGTGGGCTCGGCTTCGACGCGCTCCGCGAGCTGCCCCCGGCGCCCGGCTTCCGCGCGCTGCTCGGGGCGCGGGCGGCGCCCATCAAGGCGATCCTGCTCGACCAGTCGTTCGCGGCGGGCGTCGGGAACTGGGTGGCCGACGAGGTGCTGTACCAGGCGCGCATCGATCCGCGGAAGCCGGCGCGCGCACTGGCGGCCGACGAGGTCCGCCGGCTGCGGGCGAAGCTCCGGTCGGTCTTGGCCACCGCCGTGCGCGCCGGGGCGGACAGCGACCGCTACCCGCGGACGTGGCTCTTCCATCGGCGCTGGGAGCGGGATGCTCCGGTGGTTCGGGGCGAGCGGATCCGCCGCGACACCATCGGCGGCCGCACGACCGCCTGGGTCCCGGCCCGCCAGCGGTGA
- a CDS encoding thiamine pyrophosphate-dependent enzyme, producing the protein MPMKPEDVLRAVAAVRGDAICVPTMTTAPAWRTIAPDDLSVTCVGFMGGASSLGLGLALARPERRVIVFDGDGSLLMQLGSLATIAGAAPRNLVHLVFKNAVYHTSGAQEIPGGPSVDFVLMAKGAGYRNASAIDDLDELRRRLPALLGEEGPILVELSTTLAEQTPMTAPAGLPFSRQVEALRAGLARV; encoded by the coding sequence ATGCCGATGAAGCCGGAAGACGTGCTGCGGGCGGTGGCTGCCGTACGGGGCGACGCGATCTGCGTGCCGACCATGACCACGGCGCCGGCCTGGCGGACCATCGCCCCCGACGACCTCTCGGTGACGTGCGTCGGCTTCATGGGCGGCGCCTCCTCCCTCGGCCTGGGCCTGGCCCTGGCTCGCCCGGAGCGGCGGGTGATCGTCTTCGACGGCGACGGCTCGCTCCTCATGCAGCTCGGCTCGCTCGCGACCATCGCGGGGGCGGCGCCCCGCAACCTCGTCCACCTCGTCTTCAAGAACGCCGTCTACCACACCTCGGGCGCCCAGGAGATCCCGGGCGGGCCGAGCGTGGACTTCGTCCTGATGGCCAAGGGCGCGGGGTACCGGAACGCCTCGGCGATCGACGACCTCGACGAGCTGCGGCGCCGCCTGCCGGCTCTCCTCGGTGAAGAGGGTCCCATCCTCGTCGAGCTCTCCACGACCCTGGCCGAGCAGACGCCGATGACGGCGCCCGCCGGCCTCCCGTTCTCCCGGCAGGTCGAGGCCCTCCGCGCCGGGCTCGCCCGCGTGTAG